CCTTGCGTGACGCTGCGCACCGCCACAGCGCGGCCGCGGTCTTGCTGGGCCACCACGCGCTCGACCAGATCGAGACGGTGCTGCTGGCGCTCACGCGCGGCGCGGGGCTGCCCGGGCTGGCCGCGATGCCCGAGCGTGCCGAGCGCGACGGCGTGACGTGGGGGCGGCCGCTGCTGGCCGCGGACGGCCGCGCGCTGCGCGCGCAACTGGCGGCCGCCGGCGTGCTGTGGGTGGACGACCCGACCAACGCGGACCCCCACCCCGTGCGCAACCGGCTGCGCCACGCGGTGTTGCCGGCGCTGCTGGCCGCGTTTCCGCAGGCGCCGCAGACCTTTGCGCGCAGCGCGCGGCACGCGGCGAGCGCGCAGGCGCTGCTGACGGCGCTGGCGCGCGAAGACGGGCATGCGATCGGTGACCCGCCGCGGTTGACGGCCCTGCGCGCGCTGCCGCCCGCGCGGGCGCTCAATGCGCTGCGGCACTGGCTGCGCGAGCGCCACGGGGCACAGGCGTCGGACGCCCAGTGGCGGGCGCTGATGCAGCAAATCGATGCCGCGCGCACGCGCGGCCACCGCATCGAGCTGCGCCTGGGGCCGGGGCGTATCCGGCGAACCGGGGACGTGCTGACCTGGGAGCCGGACCCGGCGCTCAGCGGCGCCACCACCACAGCAGCAGGCTCAACAGCACCGACACCACCACGCTCGTGCCCAGCGGAAAGTAAAAGCTGAACCCCTCGCGCTCGATCGCGATGTCCCCGGGCAGCCGGCCCCACGGCAGCCGCGCAAGCCACGGCCACAGCAGACCCGCCACCAACAGCACCACCCCCGCGGTGATCAGAAACCGTTGCATCGCCACCTATAATCTCAGGGTTTGCCCGCACCTGGGCCGGGCGACCTCGCAACAGCATACCCCATGGCACTGATCGTTCACAAGTACGGCGGCACGAGCATGGGCTCGACCGAGCGCATCCGCAATGTCGCCAAGCGCGTCGCCAAATGGGTGCGGGCCGGCCACCAGATGGTGGTCGTCCCCAGCGCCATGAGCGGCGAGACCAACCGGCTGCTCGGCCTGGCCAAGGAACTCGCGCCATCCAAGCCCGGTGACGCCTATTACCGCGAGCTGGACCAGCTCGCCTCCACCGGGGAGCAGGTCTCGGTGGGGCTTCTGGCCATCGCCCTGCAGACCGAAGGCATCGACGCCGTCTCGTACTGCGGCTGGCAGGTGCCGATCCGCACCAACAGCGCCTACACCAAGGCGCGCATCGAGTCGATCGACGACCGCCGCATCCGCGCGGATCTGGCCGCCGGCAAGGTCGTCATCATCACGGGCTTCCAGGGTGTGGACGCCGGCGGCAACATCACGACCCTGGGGCGCGGCGGCTCCGACACCTCGGCGGTGGCGGTGGCCGCGGCGATCAAGGCCGACGAGTGCCTGATCTACACCGACGTCGACGGCGTCTACACCACCGACCCGCGCGTCGTGCCCGAGGCGCGGCGCCTGGAGCGCATCAGCTTCGAGGAAATGCTGGAAATGGCCAGCATGGGCTCGAAGGTGCTGCAAATCCGCTCGGTGGAGTTCGCGGGCAAGTACCGCGTGCCCATCCGCGTCCTGTCCAGCTTCACCCCCTGGGACATCCCGATCGACGAAGAAGCCCGCAGCGGCACCCTGATCACTTTCGAGGAAGGCGAATCCATGGAACAAGCCGTCGTCTCCGGCATCGCGTTCAACCGTGACGAGGCCAAGGTCTCGGTGCTGGGCGTGCCCGACAAGCCCGGCATCGCCGCGCAAATCCTGGGGGCGGTGGCCGACGCCAACATCGACGTCGATGTCATCATCCAGAACGTCGGCAAAGACGGGCGCACCGACTTCAGCTTCACCGTGCACCGCAACGACCTGGCGCGCGCGCTGGACGTGCTCAAGACCCAGGTGGTGCCGGCGCTCGGCGCCACCGACGTGGTAGGTGACGCGCGCATCTGCAAGGTCAGCGTGGTGGGCATCGGCATGCGCAGCCACGTCGGCGTGGCCAGCCGCATGTTCCGCTGCCTCGCAGCCGAGGGCATCAACATCCAGATGATCTCGACCTCCGAGATCAAGATCTCGGTCGTCATCGACGAGAAGTACATGGAGCTCGCCGTGCGCGCGCTGCACCGCGAGTTCGACCTCGACCAGCCGACCGACACACTGCAGGGCGCCTGATTTTTTGTGCGCCAAGCGTCGCCAGCGCCCCGACTTCGGGCATAATGGCGACTCTTCGGAGTGATGACCGAGAGGCCGAAGGTGCTCCCCTGCTAAGGGAGTATACGGGCTAAAACCCGTATCGAGGGTTCGAATCCCTCTCACTCCGCCAGTCATGGTCCCCGACACCGGCCGGTGTGCGGGGATTTCGTCTTTTCAGGAGCATCGGCGATGACAGCGACGGCAGGCACAGCGGCAACCGAGGCGCGGCGGGCGATCGTCGTGCTGGGCATGGGCGGCACGATCGCGGGGCGCGCCGCCGTGGCTGCCGACGTGGTCGGCTACCGCGCCGGCGTGGTGCCGGTGGCGGCGTTGCTGGAAGGGGTGCCGCTGCCCGCCGGGTGGCGCACCGAGGGCGAGCAGGTCGCCAACGTCGACAGCAAGGACATGGGGGTCCCGTTGTGGCGCGACCTGCTGGCGGCGGCGTACCGGCACCTGCAGCGGTCGGACGTCGGGGCGCTCGTGGTCACCCACGGCACCGATACGCTGGAGGAAACGGCGTGGGTGCTGCAGGCGGTGCTGCAGCCCGAGCGGCCGGTGGTGTTGGTGGGGGCGATGCGCCCGGCCTCTGCGCTGGCACCGGACGGGCCGGGCAACCTCGCGGATGCCCTGACGCTCGCCGCCGACGCAGCCCAACGCGGTATCGGCGGGGTGTGGGTGACGCTGGCAGGGCGGGTGTTCGATGCGCGCACGGTGCGCAAGGTGCACCCGATGCGTCTCGATGCCTTCGCAGGCGGGGACGCGGGGCCGGCCGCTTGGGTCGAGGCGGGCCGGGTGCGATGGCTCACCGCTGCGATGCCCGCCGCATCGGCGGACGCCGCGCGCGCGGCACGCATCGACACGGTGCTGGCGGCGTCGGTCTGGCCGCGGGTGGAGTGGATCCACAGCCACGGCGGTGCCGACGGGGCGCTGGTGCGTGCGCTGTTGCAGCAGCGCCGGGCGGCGCTCGCCGGCGGGGACGCGGATCCGCCGCTGGCCGGGCTCGTGGTGGCCGGGACGGGCAACGGCTCGCTGCATACCGCGCTGACCGAAGCCCTGGCGCAGGCGGCGAGAGAGGGCGTTGCCGTGCGGGTGACGACCCGCTGCGCCGAAGGGGTGGTCGTCGGCGAGGGCGGGCGCGGCGGCAACATCTGGCCCGTGACCGACCTGCCGCCCGCCAAGGCGCGCATCGCGCTGGCGCTGGAGCTGCTGTGGCGCGCGGCAGGGGTACCCGTCAGTCCTGCAGGGCCTGGAAGACGCGCTGAGTGATTTCCTCCACCGTGCCCAGCCCGCTGATGGCGCGGTATTTCGGGGCGACGCCGGGCTCGCGCTCGGCCCACTGGCGGTAATAGTCGACCAGCGGACGCGTCTGCGCGGCGTAGACGTCGAGCCGCTTGCGCACGGTCTCTTCCTTGTCGTCGTCGCGCTGGATCAGGTCTTCCCCGGTGACGTCGTCCTTGCCTTCAACCTTCGGCGGGTTGAACTTGATGTGGTAGGTGCGCCCGGACGCCGGGTGCACGCGCCGGCCGCTCATGCGCTCGATGATCGCGTCGAACGGCACGTCGATTTCGAGCACGTAGTCGATGCGCACCCCCGCCTCGCGCATCGCGTCGGCCTGGGGAATGGTGCGCGGGAAACCGTCGAACAGAAACCCGTTGGCGCAGTCCGGCTGGGCGATACGGTCTTTGACCAGATCGATGATCAGCGCGTCGCTGACGAGTCCGCCGGCGTCCATCACCTTCTTCGCCTCCAGTCCCAGCGGGGTCCCCGCCTTGACGGCCGCGCGCAGCATGTCACCGGTGGAGATCTGGGGGATGCCGTATTTCTGACAGATGAATGCCGCCTGTGTGCCCTTGCCAGCGCCCGGAGCGCCCAACAGGATCAGTCTCATGGGTTTCCTTTTCTCGTCGCGAACAGAGAGGTTTGCGGGGACCGCTGCGCAGGGTCTCCTCGTCGGTGACACAGCGGGTGGCGCTAGGCCAGCGGCCAAAAGAATAGCACGCCTGTCCCGACACAAACTGACAGCGGCGGATACCGCCCCGGGTGTCAGCGAGGTCCCTGGCCCCACAGCGCCCGCACGCGTTCCAGGTCGGCCGGGGTGTCGACGCCGGGGCCCGGGGCGTGCGCGGTCACGGTGACCGCGATGCGCTCGCCGTGCCACAGCACGCGCAGCTGTTCCAGCGACTCGCAGCGCTCGATGGGGGCCGGCGTCAGTTGGGGGAAGCGCCGCAGAAACCCGGCCCGGTAGGCGTAGAGGCCGATATGGCGCAGCGGCGCGGCCCCTGGGGGCCACGCCACGAGTTCCAGTGCCGTATCGTGGCGCGGCGCGTCGCGCCACCACGGCAGTGGGGCGCGGCTGAACAGCAGTGCGGTGCCGTGCCGGTCCAGCACGACCTTGACGACGTTCGGGTTGAACAGCTCGGCGGCCGACCCGATCGGATGGGCCGCCGTGGCCATGACGCAGTCGGGGCGGCTGTGCAGGATTGTCGCCACCTCGCGCACCAGCGCCGGCGGGATCAGCGGCTCGTCGCCCTGGACGTTGACGACGATCGCGTCGTCAGGCAGCGCCAGCCGGTCCACCGCCTCGGCCAGCCGGTCACTGCCGCTGGCGTGGTCAATCCTTGTGAGGACGGCGTCCACACCGTGGGCGGCGCAGGCCTCGGCGATGGCCGCATCGTCGGTGGCCACCGTGCACGAGCGCGCACCGCTGGCGCGGGCGCGCTCGGCGACGCGCACCACCATCGGCGCCCCACCGATGTCGGCCAGCGGCTTGTCCGGCAGCCGGGTGGAGGCCCGGCGGGCCGGGATGATGACGTCGAACGCGGGTGCGGTCATGCGGTCTGCTTCAGAGGGTGGTTGCAGGCGGCGGCTTCACGGCGCGGCCGGGCGTGGCGGTGCCAGCCGGTCCAGCTCGGCCTCGTCGAGCGCACGCGCTTCGTTTTCGAGCATGATCGGGATGCCGTCCCGGATGGGGTAGGCCAGTCGCGCCCCGCGCGAGACCAGCTCCTGCGTCTCGCGCACGTAGACGAGCGGCCCTTTCGTGACCGGGCACACCAACAGTTCGAGCAGCTTGCTGTCCATGCGGCCATCATAGCGCGCCGGGGCGCGGGCGCAGCGGCGCCAGCACCCGATCGACGGCGGCGTACCACGCCGGCTCGATGACCAGCCGCAGCGGTACGCGCCACACGGTCACCCTGTCCGGCAACGGCGCACGCTGCAGCTTGACGGCGTCCTTGTCCGTGCACAGCCACACGCGCGGCGCATCCGGCAACGCAGCGGCGCTGCGCAATGCGGCCAGCAGGTCGGCCGCTGACGCGTGGTCCGGCCGGGCGAGCGTGCGCGTCAGGTTAAGGCCGCGCGCGCGCAGCATGCCGAAGAACGCCGCCGGGCGCGCGATGCCGGCGATCGCGCCCAGCGGCGTGCCGTCGCGCGCCCAGTCCGCCAGCGGACGCGCGTGCCCCGCCGGGTCGAACGCCTGGTCAGCGAGTGCCCGCTCGGAGCGGAACTCTGGGTAGGGGTGCGGGCGCGGTCCCTCCCGCGGCGGGGCCGTCCGCAACACGAGCGCCGGCCCGCCGCCCCAGATCGGTGCCGGCCAGGGCTGCCGCAGCGGCCCCGCCGGCAGCAGCCTGCCGTTGCCCACGTCGCGCTCGTCGAACACGACGATCGTCAGGTCGCGCGCCAGCGCCCAGTGCTGCATGCCGTCGTCGCTGACGACGATGTCGATCGCCGGGTGGCGCCGCAGCAGCGCCCGCGCCGCCGCCGGCCGGTCGGCGCCGACCGCGATCGGCACACCGGTCTCGCGCGCGATCAGCGCCGGCTCGTCGCCGCAGCGCTCGGGGTCGGCCAGGGCCCCCGGGTCGAGCACCAGCGGCTCACCCCGGCCGCCGCCGGTGCGCCCGTAGCCGCGCGAGACGACGCCCGGCATCCAGCCCCGCGTGCGCAGGTGGTGCAGCAGCGCGATCACGGTGGGCGTCTTGCCGGCGCCGCCGGCGACGACGTTGCCGACCACCACCACCGGCACCGGCAGGCGTTGCGCCGAGTGCCTGCGGTGGCGCCACCACCAGCCGCGGGCGGCGAGCGCGGCGCCGTACAGGCACGCCAACGGCCGCAACGCCCATGCCAGCGGCCCGCGCGCCAGCCAGAGGCGGCCCGGGTCCGGCGCGGACATCAGCGGCCCTCGCCGCGCTGTGTGGAGAAGGTGATCTGCGTCAGCCCCGCCTGCCGCGCCGCGTCCATCACGTTGATGACGGACTGGTGGCTGGCGGCGGCGTCGGCCTGGATCACGAGGATCGGGTCCCGCCGCGCGGCGGCGGCGCCGCGTAGCGCGGTCATCAGCGCCTCGACGCCGTGCTGTTCCAGTAGCCGGTCATCGACCGCGTAGCGCCCGTCGGCGCCTACCGTGACCACCACTTCCGCCGGTGGCTGCGGTGGCTGTTCCGCGTTGGCCACCGGCAGGTTGACCTGCAGCGCGGTGCTCTGGCTGAACGTGGTGGTCAGCATCAGGAAGATCAGCACCACCAGCAGAATGTCGATGAACGGGATCAGATTGATCTCCGGCTCCTCGCGGTCGCCGTGCCGGAAGTTCATGGGCGTCTCCTCGCTTGGGGGCCGTCAGCGCCGCAGGGTTAGCAGGTGGTGCACGAAGCGCTCCGCCGCGACCTCCATCTGCAGCAGCAGCGCGTCGGCGCGCGCGCGGTAGTAGCGCCAGAAGATCAGTGCCGGGATCGCGATGATCAGGCCGAACGCGGTGTTGTAGAGCGCCACCGAGATCCCGTGCGCGAGCTGCGCGGGGTTGCCGCCACCGGGCAGTAGGCCCCCGGGGCCCGCCTGGGAGCCGAAGATCTCGATCATGCCGATCACCGTGCCCAGCAGGCCGAGCAGCGGCGCGGCCGACGCCACCGTCGCGAGCGCGCCGAGGTAGCGTTGCAGGCGCGCCGCCGCCAGCCGCCCCGCGGATTCGAGCTGGGCCCGCAGCTCCGCCTCGGTCACGCCGGGGTTGGCGTGCAGCGCGCGAAAGCCACTGGCCAGCACGGCGCCGAGCAGCGAGTTCTCGGCGAGCTGCTCCACCACCGCCGGGGGCGGCACGCCGGCGCGCGAGGCCTGGATCGCCTCGTCGAGCAATGTCGGCGGGGCGACCTTGGTCGCGCGCAGACTGACGGCGCGCTCGATGATCAGGGCCAGCCCCACGACGGAGCACACGATCAGGGTCCAGATGGGCCAGCCGGCGGCTTGTATGATCGACAACAAGACAGTCTCTCCCTTGCGATGCAGTTCGGTACGGTTGGCATTATCGGTCACGTGCACCGGGGTGCCGCTGCCCGGCGTGTTCCGATCCGGTGTCCCGATGCCCCATGATTCGCCCCCGCCGATGCCCGCGACCGACCGCGCCGCGGCGCTGACCTTCCCGCAGGCGTTCGCCCCACGCGGGGGCGCGGCCGCCGATCCCGATGACCCCCCGGCCTGGCCGGTGGGGGCGCTGGTGGCGGCGGTGGCGGATGCGTTGCGCGCGCGCTTCAACCCCGTGCGCGTGGCGGGGGAGGTCGCGGGCTGCCAGCGCGCCGCGAGCGGCCACGTGTATTTCACGCTGAAGGACGAACAGGGGCAGTTGCGCTGCGCGCTGTTCCGGCGCGCGGCCGAGGCGAGCCCCGTGGCGCTGCGCGACGGCCTGCGCATCGAGGCGCTCGGCCGGCTGGACGTCTATGCGCCGCGCGGCGACCTGCAGCTGATCGTCGAGCGCGTGCGCCTGGCGGGGCAGGGCGCGTTGTACGAAGCGTTTCTGCGCCTCAAGGCCCAGCTTGCCGCCGAGGGGCTGTTCGACGCCGCCCGCAAGCGCCCGCTGCCGCCATATCCCACCAGCATCGGGGTCGTCACGTCGCTGGAAGCGGCGGCGTTGCGCGACGTGGCCACCACGCTGGCGCGGCGCGTGCCGCACCTGCCGGTGTGGCTCTACCCGGCACCGGTGCAGGGGGTGGAGGCGCCCGCGCGGCTGTGCGCGGCGCTGCAGCGCGCCTACGACGATCACCGCAGGCTCGGGCGGCCGTCGGTGCTGCTCGTCGTGCGTGGTGGCGGCTCGCTCGAAGACCTGTGGGCGTTCAACGACCCGGCGCTCGTGCGCCTGCTCGCGCGCGCGCCGATGCCGGTCGTCGTCGGCGTGGGGCACGAGACCGACTTCACGCTGGCCGACTTCGTCGCCGATCTGCGCGCGCCGACCCCGACGGCGGCGGCCGAGCTGTGCGCGCCCGCCGCCGAGGCGCTGCGCACGGCGCTGGCCCGCTGGCAGGAGCGGGCGACCGCCGCGCTGTGGCGGCGACTGGACACGGCGGCGCAGCGGTTGGACCGCGTGGCCCAGCGCCTTGGGCGCCCGTCGGCGGTGACGGGCCGCGAGCGCGCGCGCCTGCAGACGCTGGAACACCGGATGCAGCGCGCCGCGGCGTTGCGTACGGAGCGCGTGCGTCAGCAGCTCGAGCGGCTTGCGTTCGCATGGCGCGCCGCCGCGCAGCGCGAGACCGAACGGCGGGGCGAGCGACTGGCCCGGCTCGCCGACGCGTGGCAGGCGGCGACGAGCAGCGCGATCGACACGCAGTGGCAGCGGCTCGCGCGCGCGCAGACGCAGCTGGCGCTGCTCGATCCGCAACGCGTCGTGCAGCGCGGGTACGCGCTCGTGACCGACGCGGCCGGTCACGTCCTCACCGACGCCCGCCGGACCCGGCCCGGTGACGCGCTGCACGTGACCCTGGCCGCGGGACGGCTGGACGCGCGGGTCGAGACCGTGCACCTCGACCCGCCCCACTGAAGGCGCATCCCGGGCGGGGACAAGCGCCACCGGCCAACGCGTGCTTGGTCCACCTTGCCTACAATGCGAACGCCCATAACGACTCGGAAGAGGAAACACCATGGAACACACTTTGCCCCCCCTGCCGTTCGCGATCGATGCCCTGGAGCCGTACTACTCCAAGGAAACGCTGGAATACCACCACGGCAAGCACCACAACGCGTACGTCGTCAACCTGAACAACCTGCAAAAAGGCACCGAGTACGAGTCGATGGCGCTGGAGGACATCATCCGCAAGGCGCCCAACCCCGGCCCGATCTACAACAACGCCGCGCAGGTGTGGAACCACACGTTCTTCTGGAACTGCATGAAGCCGGGCGGCGGCGGTGAGCCCACCGGGGCGCTGGCGGCGGCGATCAACGCCAAGTGGGGCAGCTACGCCGCCTTCCGTGACGCGTTCGTCAAGAGCGCGGTCGGCAATTTCGGCTCCGGCTGGACGTGGCTGGTCAAAAAGCCGGACGGCAGCGTCGATATCGTCAACACCGGTGCCGCAGGCACGCCGCTGACCACCGCCGACAAGGCGCTGCTGACGGTGGATGTGTGGGAGCACGCCTACTACATCGATTACCGCAACCTGCGCCAGAAGTTCGTCGAGACCTTCCTCGACAAGCTGGTCAACTGGGACTTCGCCCTGGCCAATTACGCCTGAGCCCGGCGAGCGCGGCGGGCTCGCGCACGGGCCCGTCCGACGGCGTCGCGCGGCAGCGCGCGCCGGCGCCTCAGGGCCGGCCGCGCGGGGGCAATCGCCCCGCGGGTATGGGCTGGCAGCGTCGCGTTGGTGGACGCGGCGACGAGCGTCCCCGGCATGGCCCGTGTGCAACTCAACGCGTGCCAAACGGCGCGCCTGCGAGGCGGAACCCAGCCCCGATGCCGCGCTGCGCAAACCAGCCGCGCGGCATTTCCAGCACGAAACGCACCGGCTCGCCGGAGCAGTGGTTCGTTTCGTCGTGCGGGCGCATGTCGGCCAGGTTGACGATGCGCCCGTCCTCGGCGAGGAACGCCGCGGTGAGCGGGATGAAGGTATTTTTCATCCAGAAGCACTGCACCGCCGGCGCGTCGAACACGAACAGCATCCCCTCGTTCGGCCCGAGCTCGCGCCGCCACATCAGGCCGATGGCGCGCTGCGCCGGCGTGGCGGCGACTTGCGCGTCGATGCGGTGCATACCAGCGCGCAGCGTCACGCGCGGCAGATCCCGCTGCGGCTCGGACGGCTGGGCCGCAGCACCCGTGCCCGCGAGCAGCGCCGCCACGGCCGTTATCGCCGTCATTGCGGTGACCGCACCCCGGCACCACCGCCGGGTGCCGAACGATCGATCCCGCGCACGCCCCGAGGGGCTGGCAGGGAATCCCAAGCGGGGAGGGGTCGCGCGCATGTCAGGTTGACGGAGGGATTCTCGATAGAATTGATTGTAGGGCCCCGCGCCTACCCGGCGTGCGGGCATTACACCCCCAAACGGAGACCCCGCTCATGTACCAACACATCCGCGTGCCCACCGAAGGCCAGAAGATCACCGTCAACCCCGACATGTCGCTCAATGTGCCGGACAACCCGATCGTCCCCTACATCGAAGGCGACGGCACCGGCGTCGACATCACGCCCGTGATGATCAAGGTGGTGGACGCCGCGGTGGCCAAGGCCTACGGTGGCCAGCGCAAGATCCACTGGATGGAGGTGTACGCGGGCGAGAAATCGACCCGGGTGTACGGTCCCGACGTCTGGCTGCCGGACGAAACGCTGCACGCACTCAAGGAGTACGTCGTCTCCATCAAGGGGCCGCTGACGACGCCGGTGGGCGGCGGCATCCGCAGCCTCAACGTCGCGCTGCGTCAGGAGCTCGACCTCTACGTGTGCCTGCGGCCGGTGCGCTACTTCAAGGGCGTGCCCAGCCCGCTGAAGGAGCCGGAAAAGACCGACATGGTCATCTTCCGCGAGAACTCCGAGGACATCTACGCCGGCATCGAATACCCGGCGCGCAGCGACAAGGCCAAGAAGCTCATCCAGTTCCTTCAGGAGGAGCTGGGCGTGACCAAGATCCGCTTTCCGGAATCGTCGGGCATCGGCATCAAGCCGGTGTCGCAGGAGGGCACGGAGCGCCTCGTGCGCAAGGCCATCCAGTACGCGATCGACAACGACAAGCCCAGCGTGACGCTCGTGCACAAGGGCAACATCATGAAGTACACCGAAGGGGCGTTCCGCGACTGGGGCTACGCGCTGGCGCAGCGTGAGTTCGGCGCGCAGCCCATCGACGGCGGCCCGTGGTGCAAGTTCACCAACCCGAAGACGGGGCGTGAGATCGTCATCAAGGACTCGATCGCCGACGCGTTCCTGCAGCAGATCCTGCTGCGCCCGGCCGAATACTCGGTGATCGCGACGCTCAACCTCAACGGCGACTACATCTCCGACGCGCTGGCGGCGCAGGTCGGCGGCATCGGCATCGCGCCGGGCGCAAACCTGTCGGATTCGGTCGCGTGCTTCGAGGCCACGCACGGCACGGCGCCCAAGTATGCCGGCAAGGACTACGTCAACCCGGGCTCCGAGATCCTGTCGGCCGAGATGATGCTGCGCCACATGGGCTGGAAGGAAGCCGCCGACCTCATCATCGCGTCGATGGAAAAAGCGATCCTGAGCAAACACGTCACCTACGACTTCGCCCGCCTGATGGAGGGAGCCACGCAGGTGTCGTGCTCGGGCTTTGGTCAAGTGATGATCGAAAACATGTGACAAGCTGCCCGCGCACACGGTGGCGGCCCTGTACGCTTGCCGTGTCGGTGGCGCAAGGTGGCACCGCATAATGAGCGGTGCCATTCGTTTTTGGTCTGCACAGTGGGTGTCGATCCAACGCGGTGGCCGACACCGTGGGTTGGTGCCGTTGATCGTTGAGTTTTTGTTGACTTTCAGGGAGTGGCGTACGCATGGCGATCGAGCTCTACAACGACGGGCAGCATGTCTGCATCATGTTTAGCGAGTTGGTGGACGACGAGGCCAGCTCTGCCGTACAGGCCAACCAGTTTTTGATCGTGACCGGCGACGAGGGCGCGCTCATCGACCCCGCGGGCAACATGACCTACAACGCCCTGGTCATGGCGATGAGTCGGTATTTCCCGTTCAAGCGCCTCAAATACTTGTTTGCCTCACACCAGGACCCGGACATCGTCGCTTCGCTCAACAAGTGGCTCATGGCCACCGACTGCACGTTGTACGTCTCGAAGCTGTGGGAGCGGTTCGTGCCCCATTTTTGCACCCTCAATCGCAGCGAGGGGCGAATCATCGGGATCCCGGACGCGGGGGGGCGCTTCGATCTGGGTGGGACGACGCTCGTCGCGCTGCCGGCGCATTTTTTGCACGCGGAGGGCAATTTCCAGTTCTACGATGTGCGCTCGAAGATCCTGTTTTCCGGGGACATGGGAGCCTCGCTCGTCCATCACAGTGCCGTGAGCGAGCCGATCACGACGGTCGCGGAGCTTCGGGCGCATCTGCCACGGATGGAAGGGTTTCACCGGCGCTACATGGTGTCGCGTAAGGTGTGCCGTCTGTGGGCCAACATGGTGCGAGGGATGGACGTCGACGTGATGGTGCCGCAGCACGGGCGGTACTTCGTGGGGCGCGAGGTCGTCCACGCATTTCTGGATTGGATCCAGGACCTCGAGTGCGGCATCGACCGCATGACCCAAGAGCACTATCAGGTACCTGCCTGACGGTTCGCGTTTTTCGCTCTCGGTCCGACGCCGTTTGCGTGGCACGGGCACGCGGTGCCGTGCGATGGCCGCCGCCCGCCGGGGTCGGTTGCTTTGGGGGTGCGGTTTCGGTGCGGCGCCACCACGCCCCCGCCCGTGCGTCCCCCGGGGATTTGTTGCAGAATGTCCGGCATGGCCACGACACCGAAACAACCCGACCTGACCCCGCGCCTGCCCGGCGGCGGCGATGCGGTGGTGTTGGAGCGTCGCCGCCAGCGCGTGCAGCCGCCGAAGATGTACCAGGTCGTGCTGCTCAACGACGACTTCACGCCGATGGAGTTCGTCGTGCACGTGCTGCAGGAAGTATTTCACAAGGACCGCGAGACGGCGACCCAGATCATGCTCAAGGTGCATGTGCACGGGCGCGGCGTCTGCGGTGTCTACACCCGTGACATCGCCCACACCAAGGTGGAGCAAGTCACCCAACAGGCGCGCGCCGCGGGGCACCCGCTGCAATGCGTCGCAGAGCCCATTGAATAGCGTGGGTTTTGCCCCCATACCCGGATGTGCAGGCCGCGACGACGCGCTATGCTAGAGCCCCAGAGTGAAGGAAGTGCCCCATGATTGCCCAAGAGCTTGAAGTCAGTTTGCACATGGCCTTTGTCGAGGCCCGGCAGCAGCGGCACGAATTCATCACCGTCGAGCACCTGCTGCTGGCGCTGTTGGACAACCCGAGCGCCGCCGAGGTGCTGCGCGCGTGCAACGCCAATATCGAAGACCTGCGCAAGTCGCTGACCACCTTCATCAAGGAAAACACCCCGCAGGTGGCCGGCACGGATGAAGTGGACACCCAGCCGACGCTGGGCTTTCAGCGCGTGATCCAGCGCGCCATCATGCACGTGCAGTCCACCGGCAACGGCAAGAAGGAGGTCACCGGTGCCAACGTGCTGGTGGCCATCTTCGGCGAGAAGGATTCGCACGCGGTCTACTACCTGCACCAGCAGGGCATCACGCGGCTGGACGTGGTCAACTATATCGCGCACGGCATCCGCAAGGGCGACACGCCCGAGCCCACCAAGGCCAGCGACG
This region of Tepidimonas taiwanensis genomic DNA includes:
- the tilS gene encoding tRNA lysidine(34) synthetase TilS — encoded protein: MPGSTPTGASPTPRPSAPEAAAAALAAWAQRHPDLDRAGAPLLVAYSGGADSTALLLAALARWPQRVRAVHVHHGLQAAADAFEQHVRACCAAWGAPLEAVRVQVPRTPGRSPEEAARAARYAALRDAAHRHSAAAVLLGHHALDQIETVLLALTRGAGLPGLAAMPERAERDGVTWGRPLLAADGRALRAQLAAAGVLWVDDPTNADPHPVRNRLRHAVLPALLAAFPQAPQTFARSARHAASAQALLTALAREDGHAIGDPPRLTALRALPPARALNALRHWLRERHGAQASDAQWRALMQQIDAARTRGHRIELRLGPGRIRRTGDVLTWEPDPALSGATTTAAGSTAPTPPRSCPAESKS
- a CDS encoding DUF2905 domain-containing protein, with the translated sequence MQRFLITAGVVLLVAGLLWPWLARLPWGRLPGDIAIEREGFSFYFPLGTSVVVSVLLSLLLWWWRR
- a CDS encoding aspartate kinase; protein product: MALIVHKYGGTSMGSTERIRNVAKRVAKWVRAGHQMVVVPSAMSGETNRLLGLAKELAPSKPGDAYYRELDQLASTGEQVSVGLLAIALQTEGIDAVSYCGWQVPIRTNSAYTKARIESIDDRRIRADLAAGKVVIITGFQGVDAGGNITTLGRGGSDTSAVAVAAAIKADECLIYTDVDGVYTTDPRVVPEARRLERISFEEMLEMASMGSKVLQIRSVEFAGKYRVPIRVLSSFTPWDIPIDEEARSGTLITFEEGESMEQAVVSGIAFNRDEAKVSVLGVPDKPGIAAQILGAVADANIDVDVIIQNVGKDGRTDFSFTVHRNDLARALDVLKTQVVPALGATDVVGDARICKVSVVGIGMRSHVGVASRMFRCLAAEGINIQMISTSEIKISVVIDEKYMELAVRALHREFDLDQPTDTLQGA
- a CDS encoding asparaginase, producing the protein MTATAGTAATEARRAIVVLGMGGTIAGRAAVAADVVGYRAGVVPVAALLEGVPLPAGWRTEGEQVANVDSKDMGVPLWRDLLAAAYRHLQRSDVGALVVTHGTDTLEETAWVLQAVLQPERPVVLVGAMRPASALAPDGPGNLADALTLAADAAQRGIGGVWVTLAGRVFDARTVRKVHPMRLDAFAGGDAGPAAWVEAGRVRWLTAAMPAASADAARAARIDTVLAASVWPRVEWIHSHGGADGALVRALLQQRRAALAGGDADPPLAGLVVAGTGNGSLHTALTEALAQAAREGVAVRVTTRCAEGVVVGEGGRGGNIWPVTDLPPAKARIALALELLWRAAGVPVSPAGPGRRAE
- the adk gene encoding adenylate kinase, with product MRLILLGAPGAGKGTQAAFICQKYGIPQISTGDMLRAAVKAGTPLGLEAKKVMDAGGLVSDALIIDLVKDRIAQPDCANGFLFDGFPRTIPQADAMREAGVRIDYVLEIDVPFDAIIERMSGRRVHPASGRTYHIKFNPPKVEGKDDVTGEDLIQRDDDKEETVRKRLDVYAAQTRPLVDYYRQWAEREPGVAPKYRAISGLGTVEEITQRVFQALQD
- the kdsB gene encoding 3-deoxy-manno-octulosonate cytidylyltransferase, whose product is MTAPAFDVIIPARRASTRLPDKPLADIGGAPMVVRVAERARASGARSCTVATDDAAIAEACAAHGVDAVLTRIDHASGSDRLAEAVDRLALPDDAIVVNVQGDEPLIPPALVREVATILHSRPDCVMATAAHPIGSAAELFNPNVVKVVLDRHGTALLFSRAPLPWWRDAPRHDTALELVAWPPGAAPLRHIGLYAYRAGFLRRFPQLTPAPIERCESLEQLRVLWHGERIAVTVTAHAPGPGVDTPADLERVRALWGQGPR
- a CDS encoding Trm112 family protein, with the translated sequence MDSKLLELLVCPVTKGPLVYVRETQELVSRGARLAYPIRDGIPIMLENEARALDEAELDRLAPPRPAAP